The proteins below come from a single Triticum aestivum cultivar Chinese Spring chromosome 5D, IWGSC CS RefSeq v2.1, whole genome shotgun sequence genomic window:
- the LOC123122114 gene encoding cysteine-rich and transmembrane domain-containing protein WIH2 — MSYQQVPPQESYPPPGYSPVYPPPAGGQQGPYYPPQQQQPPPPPGYQGYFSQGQPQQPPPYYYPPPPPHSGHHHHGHHHHDHHAEDHHHHHGHHHHHHHNDDDCCLGFLKGWLAALCCCCCLEECCCCFW; from the exons ATGAGCTACCAGCAGGTCCCTCCGCAGGAGTCCTACCCGCCGCCAG GGTATTCGCCGGTGTACCCGCCGCCGGCCGGCGGGCAGCAGGGCCCGTACTAcccgccgcagcagcagcagccgccgccgcctccggggTACCAGGGATACTTCAGCCAGGGCCAGCCACAGCAGCCACCGCCCTACTACtacccgcccccgccgccgcacaGTGGCCATCACCaccacggccaccaccaccatgaCCACCACGCCgaggaccaccaccaccaccatggtcatcatcaccaccaccaccacaacgaCGATGACTGCTGCCTTGGCTTCCTCAAAGGATG GTTGGCCGCTctatgctgctgctgctgtctGGAGGAGTGCTGCTGCTGTTTCTGGTAA